The Manduca sexta isolate Smith_Timp_Sample1 chromosome 20, JHU_Msex_v1.0, whole genome shotgun sequence DNA segment TCCAGAACTGTGAATTACAAACAACTTAGTGGCATTGGACAGCGCTCGTcgtcctggggccttattctctatcccgcacgttatttaaacagtgcgtaacaagcacgtaacacaacgcgtcatgtttaggactatagaaatttggcttacagaaaacCATTCCACgtacatttctcggagataacatgacacggccgcgttacgcgtttacactatcatacagaataaaggccctGAGCGGTATGGTGGTATATCTCACGATGCGCAGTTATTATACTGGGTAgtacgtccttcaaaccggaatatatCGATTGATTGATATCGAAGTTTCGAGTATGGAGACCGCATCATGCATCATAACTATAGGTCATAGTTCTACATCTCCAAATGCCCTGCTCTGCTCTACAAAAGATGTCTCATAgtattctattataatatgtctCTAATAGATTTTTTGCAATGTTACTGTTCTCACAAATTTTACCAAGTGTGATACTGCGTGTACGGTTTTACTAGATAGTCACCAGAGTTACGCTGCGTTTTAATCCTACACCTGAAATCTACCACGACAGGAATCTGCTTTAGTTCTTAAttccttaatataaaaatattttttttgtttagcaaAACGGAGCCGAGCCAGATCTTATCATTCTGTTTCTAGAGGATAGAACTGAACTCGACGAGGAATGTAACGCAATCTACTCAGGATATAAGGTcagttttacataattaaatctccctacttaatatttatagcagCAGTCACGTAAAGACATATTCGTCTACAGCACGAATGACTGTATCAAGCAAAATAGTAttacataaatttagaaaatgaATGTGATGCCACAGTTTTCTTTGAAGTTTCATATGTCGAGGGAGATTAACAGAGATAAGAAGGTAAGAAGCAATAAGAAAAGGATGTGATGTTCAAACACCATATCCTTGCTCACTTTATCCTAAGTCCTTTAAGCTGTACAAACACTTTATCCTCCCTCATTCTATCCTAAGTCTTATGTTCGTCCTTTTAGCTCAACACCGAAACATTgctttatgttatttattgagATCACGAATTGTTATGGTATTTAATACAGGTATACGTGCAGCACCCCGCGGATGTGCCGCAGTCATCTCTCTACTACTACGCCATGCTCCCGGATCAAACTTCCTCTTTTGCACTCAAGTACAATATGGTAGCAACGTCTGATGAGGTCAAAGAGTACACCCCGGAAAAGTGAGTAGTGGATTTGCTAAGTCGTAGTGTTACAGATCTTGGTGTTGGTAAACGATTTGTCTTAATAGATAGAATACCACATATATAAGAGCTGATGTATTTTCGctcctaaatataatttaattttgcaaaggaaaatcaattaaaattatactgcaCCGATGCGACAAAACGCAAGTACTTATCTATgcaatattaagttattataaatacggTGATGATGCGAAAGCAAGCGGAAAGCAAGTGTCTCAAATATGTTTGGCACAATGACTCCAaggataataaataatgtttatctcTTTGGAATAGTTTAAATGTGGTGCCGGCGCCTGTTTTAAATCCCCTACTTGACAATTTAAGATTTAGTGAATAGAGGTTTGAGAAACAGATTTTTGTTGATGCgcttaataaacataatgaacAGTGCTGAAGATACTaaagaaatgtatttaattgttgCAGACGGCACTGCTACTTCCCCGGGGAGCGGTATCTTCgctatttcaaaatatacacGGAGAACAACTGCAGGCTCGAGTGTCTGTCTAACTACACATACAATATGTGCGGCTGCGTGGGTTTCTATATGCCTTGTAAGTTACCATACACATAAGGAAGTTGATGGATATTTTGcagttttctgatattttttgtGCTTTTTGCTTGTAGCTAATACCAGTAACAGGATCTGCACCATACAAAGCAAACGTTGTATGAATTCAGTAATAGGTAACTAtactttattaagtttttcttatCCGATTGCTGGGTTATTTTGCTTACAATTTTTCTACGTGTGCAACGGTTTAAAACATAACTAtctaattaataagtattatttatagaaaaaattgcGGAAAAAGAGACGGCGGGCATCAGCTCTAGATTGTGTAACTGCTTACCTGCTTGCAACACCGTAGAATATGATGCCGAAGTTTTGAAGACAAAGTTTGATATCAAGCACtacttattaaacaataaaatcgaAGCTTCTACCTCGCATTGGGAGaagtaatgtatatttattgttacttttaaattatccGCCGACTAATAGTACCTTACCTAGGTAGGTTAGGTACTATTAGGCGGCGGACTCCACGGCCCACCTTGTGTAGGTACCCAAGGTCGGCCGTGGAATCAGATTATGAAAGTAGTGATTACAGCATTATAACGAACATGCGTGTTGTAAATAACGCTCTTCAATAATGTCTTGGTTGCAAATTAGTTAGTACTGCACCAAATTTCTTGCTTTCGAATCTTTTCAATGACTGAGGCGTTTCGAAATTTCTTCTTGGCAGTAATCTTTACCAAGCAAGACATTCAATTCTGTATAGCGGTAGAATATTGCGATCCATTCGAATAGCGACcactttaaacaaaatttaacacCCACCGTAGTGGCCACCTCGCTCTGTGTTGATATATACAGTTTCAAACAGGGTATTGTAATGGCGTTGActggcgaggagtaatcattTCTCGATAGTCGATACTCTAACTGAACGCAACTCTACTTACAACCAGGTACAGTGAGGCCACTTTGGcgtaataatgtaaaaaaataataatattcagctAGAGCTTTAGATttcttcatattaaaatttttttttacaaatgccGTAAGTTTGTCAATATTTTCGAAAAAGAATCTATAAGATCCAGCATATCAATTTATTCTTCAATGAGGTTATGTTAAACGGATATCCACATTTATTGAGCTGTACATTGTTTAGATCATTAATTATCGTTTACGCCATATTATATACGAGAAATCGACGGCAGCACATTTGTACACCAATGTATAATAAAGGAATTGATTACTTTGCTTCACAGCTACTCGTTTTCAAAACTAGAGATGTATTTCAAGAGCCCGCGCTTCATGTCCATGCGCCGCTCGGAGCTGTTCGGTCTGACCGACTTCATCGCCAACTGCGGAGGGCTGCTGGGCTTGTTCTTAGGGTTCTCCTTCCTCAGCCTCGCCGAGATCTTCTATTACATGACTCTCaggtattttgtaatgttgtcTAGCTACAGCGCATCACTGTGATCGAGAAATATGATAAACGTAGTCAATAtgttattagtataaatatgtatttcatttaaaCTAACGACCAACTACTACataataaatgacaaaaataagaGTTGATTTTGTATTGGGCATATATAAGATATTTGTAACTGTGATCTCTCCTATATCGGCCAAACAAAGAGACATATAGGGATACGCGATAAAGAACGTATAGCtaacgtgaaacaccgacgctctacaaAGTTTGCTAttgctgaacactctgaagaaggctccaatcattatgtGCGACTACATAAGCCACAAGTCCCTGCTAAataacaccgattcctgcctaggatggaAGCGCGCACAAGACTGGAATCTTGttcttcatttaattaaatcgacaTCCAAAAGACCGGTTCCCACACtccaagacactgtgagctcattctgtcTTAGTCCCCTcctcgtgaccacgaaggctgcaagtcgggagaaaattataatataaaaaaccgcgataaaagtagtaaaatagttttatttcaatgtctaacattcacgtaaacataagaaatcattattttttcagACTTTGGTGCGTTTTCAAGAGCGATTTGAACAAGGCGAAACAGTAAAATTGCTAAAAGATGTCCACTCTTTGAATTGGTTTAGTAGAAGAccgatttattatatattgtttatggcAGCGCTTCCTAAACTATGGATCGGGATCCGTAGGTGAGTCGCGAAAGAACAATACATCAACCGACGGGACCAACAGTCGGTCCGCTAATGCCGAACGAGAAACAAAATTCTTAATAAATCAGCACTTCTTGTATGCAATTgagaataaaaagttatttcatGACAACCAGTAGATGAGTCTAAAATTTGAAAGTTTTTGTTACGAGGAGCTAacctctggaactactgaactgattttgatgaaacttGGTGTACAGATAGTTTGTTTTCCCGGGCAAGACATCTACTTTCATTCCCGGTAAAATTAAAACCATCATATCTTAGAAAAACTCGaagataaaaggtgtgagtatGTGTGAgtcatatttttctataaaaaaaaaactaggtaACCTACTGGTATACTTTGACACATTGTGACAAgcaacatataggtatatacCACTCGTTGTTCAGCTTGTACTTAGGAACAACCAATCTGCTAGTTCGGCCTAGATGCCATAACATAATATCGACTTGTAATTCTTGCTGTAAATAAGCAACAGTTATTGAAGTTCATTCTTATGGTTTAGACCAATAATGACATATTTGTGTAGTTTTATGTAAGTGAAACAacaaaactgaaaaaataaacgatctaagtaatataaagtttgtgaaaatgtttggatattagTAACAAGTCCATGCAGAAACGGTtcaacggatttgtatgaagtTTGGCACAGTAATAGGCGGTGACCAGAataaacatataggctactttctattcctgTGATTATTATTAGAGTAACTTTTTGTTacgatttgttttaaatatcactGATGTCGCTCGTGTGGGCGATATTGATTGTTACAGTGATTTTAGTTAGCATATTATAAGTTACcttaatactttttatcccggagtACACAGTGAGATTTTCTATCGCGAAAGTTCTTTCAAGCCTTTAGCGAACCTAGTGTCATATACTTGGGagctaaattttatattttgttatgcactgtaaaaaaaatactacaaaccaaaaaataatttatatttacatacgcATATTGACTATGAATTTGGAGTCGGTGGTTGATTGAGATTTAACATTGTTATCGTGTATTTGATTGGGTATTTATTTAGCTTAGCTGGCAATTTATATTAGGTAGGTTTCTTGGATACAAATATTCACCTAGTtacgataaatttaataatattgtaataataaatatattttgaaattcaacTGTATCGATAGGTGTTTTTGGATAGAAATTTGTATTCTACTTTGTACAACACTTTTGAGAGGTTGACTATCAGTCAGCGGAGCACATTCATCAGCTTgtttttgaatatggaattaaaaatacatttttaaaaccaaattagttttatttatttttacccgATTACGTCAGTAACGGAGGCACATGAATCTTACAAGCCGTGcatgtatgtataaatgtatttaaggGATTGCTTACTGCATTCTATAACCAAAACAGAACCAATTAAAAAAACGACATGTCCCAATCATCTAATGTAACAGGAAATACCGACCATAATACATCATACGACACCCAAAGTATAATGCATGCGCTGTAAGCATTAATAAATCAGATTAAGGATTACGGAAGGTGGTTTCAGGAAGTGCTACTTCCTCGGTCGAACTAGTACATTTATAATCTTTAGTCACATGAAATCTACTGCTGAACAAGGCTTcttctaaagatttccagacggacctgttaAAATCGACCTGCATCTGGCGTGTTCCTGTGCATCGCGGTATGTGACAGCGTCTTACATCTTTAAGCttgctttgtaatttattaaggaatattataataaattcatcttTAATTCACAATGTATTCTTGTTTTAATAAGACCCCGACTTCGGCTGTGGAAAAGAATTAGGGTAGTTTTCtatgtttaatttagtttattattttaaacggaACAGAAAATTTTATGCAAAAGAAATTCCTCTGTGCAATTGGCATCacaattggttgaaaaataaagcagttattcatatttggaatattattatgagcaaaagtgggggcgtggtggggatatcgctctgtccttttctcactcacgcactGTTATGGTTGGTGGCACTAGGTGActtcacatttcaatattactgcACAGCtgccctttccaccaaatttaaaggaattatttatttaatattaactcagtcataagtactatgacgaagtcctccattactacatgttttagtagtattactaatataagtgtagtaaataatttaaacaattagttatgacaacagagaaaagtgacttaatattaactcatcaaaatataaatcgtttctctggcaaaatacttgacatagaattattagcagaaaaatataatattgatattttatgttttacggaGACATGGttaaaagcagataaaatgGCATTTAGTGTTAGTGGCTACAGAGTCGCCAGCTCGTTCTTTAGGATATCAGCAGAAGGTGGAGGCACCATGATCCTCATCAAGGATGGTGTCTCTCACAAGGATAGGcaggatattgtaaaactttctgtagaacgagtgtgtgaggtcgcgtgtgcagagaccagtggttatattatattgtgtgtatataggcctccttcatcaaatatattggcatttatttctaaaatggaggatattcttaaaaacttaaaatgaataataacaacattttagtctgtggggactttaatatagatttgctagtggattccacagataaaagactttttgaatttacttcaatcatttaatctaaactgtcaatttctcgagccgactagattaactacaacttcagctacctgtattgataatgttatttcaaattttaaaattaactctaaagaattattagctggcgttcgctcagaccacacatgtcaaatggtcaaactgaattgtgaaagcaatagaagtaagaacatagtacaatttagacccctaacccaatataatctacagaaatttagtgctaggcttaatttggtgttgcctatgctgacttgcggttcagacaacccaaataatatgtttaaaacattattaaatggtattacaaacatatttaataaaacatgtagtgtaaaatcagtgccactaaaaaattaaatatcattcagtgcttgggcaacaaacggtattagacgtagtagagatgttctctatgaattatataacagaaggtcctttacacccaatgtcgaatttaataattatgtgagaacatactctcaaatttttaaacgtgtatgtaggtatgctaaagctgcctatatcagtagtcatattaaaaactcagataatagaattaaaactacttggaaaattattaatactgaaactggcaaaaataaaactaatgacaagattttattgaacattaatgacgagctagtttcagataaatatagaatagctaattactttgaacattttttactaacataccttttgaaacgacaaaatgtctgccatcctcaccagggccccctctaatttcagacctatttctattttaccagccttaagtaaggtatttgaaaaactaatgcttaaccaaatgctggtgttttttgataaaaatgggatcttacataatagacaattcggctttacaaaaggcagatccacgcaagatgctggacgtgctttagtcaaagctgtgttagatgcttgggagggatcccaggatgcactgggggtcttttgtgatctttccaaggcattcgattgcgtcgatcacaaaaccctcattttaaagcttcattattatggtattagaggaattggacttaaactaatatcttcatatttatcaggtcgaaatcaaaagtatttatcgacaacgtctcctctgccgggtccgcagttagaattggggttccccagggttccatattggggtccattcctattcttagtttacataaatgacctgccttacatggttgataatatggcagatgtagtattgttcgctgacgacacttcgattatttttaagttaaatagaagggatgagaatctcggtgagccacataaagtacttagtttgatttctgactggttctcttctaataatttacttttaaatgccgcaaaaacgaaatgtgtcagattttcgttactgaataaaaaaaaggaactaaatattgatttagatggggataaattagaattagttccctcaacggtcttcctcggggtttcaatcgatagtaaattgcaatggggccccatattcaaaaaattctagtaaactgagctctgccgtgtttgctattaggaagattagacaattaactgacgtggctacggcaaggctagtgtattttgcatacttccacagcattatgtcctattgtattcttctgtggggctctgctgcagatctgcagaccatttttatcttgcagaaacgagcgattagagctatttacaaccttcgctctcatgattcccttaggcaaatgtttaaggaggtgaatatactgactttgccggccgaatatattttcagaatataatgtacgtacgtaaaaccttagtacttttattaaaaacagtgacttgcatagtttaaataccagaaataaaaataaattggttgtccctaatcataggctctgtaaaaccaataaatctttcttagttaatagcattaagttctataataaacttcccttcgaagttaccaatttgaccgaacaaaaattcaagtgttatgttaagcgtgaattaatgtgtaaaggatactatactgtatctgattaccttaatgataagacggtttggaaagtttgtcctgcacacaatgacccaccatgttagcacacattagtaattaattaactgcctaaaatgtctttgttacatgtctcacatgctttttttataataatgacatttctatagttctaatttgacataatcatatcatatcttaatgaaatgtaatttttgaaagacgaccacccgatcatgttgtgtttgcctgttcaatatcactatttttttcttttctcatgattgaaaactatgattgtaaatgtaggcgaatgcacgctgtacgccgttatttaagtatgaatctatgttctcttttatttgctatcgctaatttttatttttatgccgctccaggtttagtcgattggatttcatcttatcccatgttaacggtgatgtgcgtgcattagcttatataactattgtgactatgtacaagaaagactaggaaaaaaatacaaaagaagtactgaacaattgatgacaaaaaagaaagcccggagtttctttctgcctttcttcttcgggtagtcatcacttaggtagttagtgaaaggctggtcggttagctaggctagggctcatgtcctcaccggtgaggatcgcgacgcgttacacTTCTATTTCAcactacttgccagcccgagctggttacttcgtacttttgtacctagtcttttgtataaactttatccctaatttaaaatctccatagttatataagtgattttaatagttgtttagaaataataattattcttattctttgttttgacgtatcataagtgcaactttgttcgcctacgtgataaataaagtattttattttattttattttattttattaatgcgtggattttgaaaattctttttccgatagattttggatgaaatacatttttgataaatatgttaaaaaaagtcGTCAACTACGCTATTATGGTTCTTATAGACTATGTATGTAAAGAGGAAATGTATGTAGCTGTTTGCTAGATAGCTAGGGCAGCTATTAGTTAATaatccaaatatcattttgcccgatccGGAGATCGAATCCGTGACCGCAGCACTGccgtcgtaccataatacaactacgtcaaaTAAGCAGTTGGTATTAGTATAGTAACTACCATTTctcagatataataatatatgactgAACTAGTCAGACCTGGCAAAAACAAGTCGGTTGATAAGGAAATATAGACATTTCATAAACTTAATTACTTACTGCTATAGTTAATTAATAGTGTAATACAGTCCCAAGAGGATTCACCGGAAAACCATACATTAATTAGAGTTTCAGTATCGCATTTGTACACAGCAGTTGGTGCTGGTAGAACGTCAGTGAAAGGTGAAACGAAAAATGgagtaagttttataatttatcttctAACTAGCTACTACCTTTGATTCTATACGTGTAAATGTCCAATGCAGATTTAAAACGTAAGAGATAGCATTAGATGGGAAAGCactttagtgaaaaaaatagaATCGGATCAGTAGCTTCAAAGATCATCTCTTAAACGcaaacttgatttttatttaactttgctTTGTTCGTGTCCAATGTTTTGAGTTTCTAATTAATTGTCTACGCATTCGAAGTTCAAGTCCAATCAATGGTCAATTGAATATTGATTCTTTATACAAACGACGTATCTTCTTAGATCAGAATCTTGATACCTGATTCCTTAGTTTGATAAACTCTATGCAgtatcatataaaaatagttatttaaagttCTGAAGTTGGTACTATTTTTGAGTAGACGTACTCCAAATCGTACTAGTAATCTGCTACTCTCCGCATTGTGTTCTGTAACAAAATTTACTACCTACGTTTCTGACATTTTTATAACGTGTTATctgacatttgtatttgtagggATGACAGTGGGATTGCTACGGTGTACAATAAAGACTGCTCTCAGAAGCAAAAGAAACGGTGCAAAAAGGCCATTTTGGGTGAGCAGTTTGAAGACTTCACCAAAAACACGTCTCTGCATGGCCTCAGATTCATCACAGAGAGAGAAGCCACGATGGTTGAGAAGTAAGTAGCAGATACTCTTtgtcgcaaattcataaattcgTAACGAAATTTATTTACTGAAGATTGGCACAATTTTGACATAAAACTTCGGCAAGCTAAACAATAGGTACATGTTTTCGAGGATACTATTGAAGAGGTAAACAATACAATGTAAATGATCGCCAATATATACATGGATCATtcgcagtttttttttcacttttgaATGCATTTATATGTTTAGGGGAATtgatatttcttaataataccACAGCACACTTTAAGACACTGAGCTCATTTTGCGCAGTCAAACCgtctacagtatttttttttatgttactgtaaaatgtaggtaggtattgtaactttgatttttctgacgaccaacaccttagtccgccaTAACTATGAAGCCTGTAAAGTCcccgaaatgtcgggagaataataaaatataaacattacgataaaatccgaaaactagttgtATTTAATTCCAATATAATGAATTGGAATTTTTAACAATCGTATGAAATTCAgcttaatttcatataaatagataaaaaagttgAAATCAGCGAAGGATCACACccagattttgaaaaaacatTATAGGCAGTTTTTGAAACAGGTTGTATAATAACAtcagtgatatttttataaagcaattCAATTAAGACATTATATCTAAAGACTGACTAGGATATGATACTTTTGCTCTTACAGAATGTTTTGGCTGATTTTGTTTTTGGCGAGTATGGGGGTCTGTTTGTACCAGATACGCAACGTGTGGATTAAATGGGACACCAGCCCGGTTATAGTATCTATCAATGAACGGCTAG contains these protein-coding regions:
- the LOC115452712 gene encoding pickpocket protein 28-like, producing the protein MEDDNGIATVYNKDCSQKQSKRSKKAILGEQFEDFTKNTSLHGLRFITEREATIVEKMFWLILFLVSMGVCLYQIRNVWIKWDSSPVIVSINERLVPVSEVPFPSITICPQRKISKHYDYAKQKQKMYGNISEMTDYQRTKFEDISLICHEGNFFKDISKMWLNRNYSDKWLVRNIDEQNGAEPDLIILFLEDRTELDEECNAIYSGYKVYVQHPADVPQSSLYYYAMLPDQTSSFALKYNMVATSDEVKEYTPEKRHCYFPGERYLRYFKIYTENNCRLECLSNYTYNMCGCVGFYMPSNTSNRICTIQSKRCMNSVIEKIAEKETAGISSRLCNCLPACNTVEYDAEVLKTKFDIKHYLLNNKIEASTSHWENYSFSKLEMYFKSPRFMSMRRSELFGLTDFIANCGGLLGLFLGFSFLSLAEIFYYMTLRLWCVFKSDLNKAKQ